The genomic DNA CATGAACCCAATACAGTTTGAGAAGGTCAGTATGTCTAATTGATCACATCTAAGACTTCAATGTTTTTCTAAGACTTCAATGTTTCTCTAAGAGTTTTGCTACACCCATATACTGTAGCTTTTAGCTGTCTGTTTGCTATCCACATGTCTCTAGAATGAACACTCTTATGTGTTACATATTCAGAAGTTCAGTGAATTGTATTGAGATTGAGAGTCACTGAGCTATTATACTTTTATATGCAGGACGATGACACCAATTTCCATATGGACTTGATAGCTGGCTTTGCTAACATGCGGGCAAGGAACTACAGCATCCCCGAAGTTGACAAGCTGAAGGCAAAGTTCATAGCAGGAAGGATCATCCCGGCCATTGCCACCTCGACTGCAATGGCCACTGGTCTTGTCTGCCTGGAGCTTTACAAAGTCCTCGCTGGCGGGCGCAAGGTTGAAGACTACCGCAACACATTTGCGAACCTCGCAATCCCCCTCTTCTCCATTGCGGAGCCTGTTCCACCCAAGACCATCAAGCACCAAGACATGTCCTGGACCGTGTGGGACCGATGGACCATAACTGGCAACATCACCCTGAGGGAGCTCCTGGAGTGGCTCAAGGAGAAGGGGTTGAACGCGTACAGCATATCTTGTGGGACCTCGCTGCTGTACAACTCCATGTTCCCGAGGCACAAGGAGCGGCTGGACAAGAAGGTGGTTGATGTAGCCAGGGAGGTGGCCAAGGTGGAGGTGCCCTCATACCGCCGCCACCTGGATGTCGTGGTGGCCTGTGAGGACGACGATGACAATGATGTGGACATCCCTCTTGTGTCAGTTTACTTCCGCTGAAGAGTTCGTATGATCCTGGTCGATATTTGCCAGAAGGGTCAAGTGTTGAAGTTGTCGCATGAGCGACTGTGAACTAGGTTGTTGGTGTTTTAAGCCACATTACTGCTGATTCCCATGCTGCCATCTGGGTAGAGTTGGTTGAGAATTCTCACGGGGATTGGTTGCCACCGTTATGAAATTTTTAAGCATAACATCTTGATAGTTAATGCATGGTGTACTGTTATCACTAAATATTGCCCATCTTTAGTACATGAATGCGTGTTACCAGTGTGAATCTTTGTTTCCGGCAGTCTAGTATTTGCGTGTGGCATCTTGTGCGGCTTAGGCCTATAGGCTGCTTCTCCATCGTCTTTTCGTGAAGCCTACCAAAGGTCAATTTCAAAATGGTTTCACCACCAAAACcagggagaagccgcaaaacggttTACGCTAGAGAGAAGCTGAAAAAAATaccttcaccggcttctcctctctctccaagcattaagtgatcataaaattacctatgttgccattgagaagccgttttaccaaacgtttcgcaaaacggcttcagctccacTAGAAAAGTCACTCCACCAAAAAAGCTGAAGCTGGAGCCATTTTGTGAGAAgtcgaagctctaccaaacaggaccttagcgTAATACAGCTTGCATAAATGGTGGTTACGTCTGATATTCCatacaaacaaaaacaaaattgcAAAAACATACAGAGGCTCTTTCTGATGGAGGAGGGCTTAGAATCATGCTGAAATTGCTTGAGAACGTCACACTATTTCTTCTTTAACCATGCTGGAGTTTTCGTAACTGTACTTTATTACAACTTCACCGTGCTTTATTCCTAAGCTTATGTTCGTCCATGACGCTAAACAGAACAGAACATCTGGATGCTCCATCCCATCCAGAGACGACCCCTACGTCCACAGGACCGCCAAGGCCTGAAGTCTTCTATCGATGCATCAGGAGAAACAACCCTGTTCAAGTCTACTGACCCTGAACCTGAACGAAAAAAAGCTACCTCACTGGGGCAACCTACACAAATAGCCATCAGTGGACGAGCACTTGTCTTTGTGGCTGTAGCTGCTGCCACTACGCATCTGCTCTTCTATCGTCGGAAGAAGAAGGATACCACTGTCATGCCATGGTCTACTCTGGAAAGCCTTCGGCAGGTCAGTTAACTCCTCATCATCTGAAGCTCTGAAGCTTATGGGAAGATCACATTTTTATCAGAATCTCATATGTTTGACTTTTTTACAGGATAAAAGTTGCTTCAGCATTTTTACCCCCTCTAGAAATAGCTTTAGTTGTTAAATATGATGTACCTTTGTGGGTAGGTGTCCCTTCTTCTCTTGGAAGGGCAGAGCTTCAGACAGCTTGTGAGGACTTCATCAATGTGATTGGCTCCTCGTCTGGATGCATACTGTATAAGGGAACTCTGTCAAGTGGAGTTGAAATAGCAGTAGTCTCCACTTGAGCTGACTCTGCCAAAGATTGGTCAGATAGGTCTGAGGAGCAATTTAAGAACAAGGTGATTATGATATAGAGAAGGCTATATAGGTTGTTATTCGTTTTGTCAGGTGGACTGGAGTTCACTGCTGTGTATCTTGCTGAACAGTTACCGCTCTTGTTTCAGATATCTGTTTTGTCCAGAGTGAACCACAAGAACTTGATGAACCTACTGGGTTACTGCACAAGGATGATGGTGTTCGAGTATGCTCCGTGTGGTTCCCTCTTTGAGCATCTGCATAGTGATGAGGTGATCTCTGGCCGGCTCGGCTGCCATTCTCGGAGGACAACGGCCTGCTCGTGCTCTGGGCTTCTTCCAGCTACCTCGACGGCAAGAGGCCGCTGAATGGCATGGCTGATCCCATGCTGAGGTCGGCCGTACcctgagagggaggagagagcggCCATGGGCGAGGTGGCGAGGCTGATGAGAGGCGTCACCGCCTTGTCGCCGGAGCAGGCCACCCCGCTCTGGTCGGCCGAGCTTGAGATTGCCTCCGCGGCGTAGGAGAGTCCTCCGGGTGAAAAATTCAGATTCTTTTGCTGTATAAATACTAGCACATACTACACCTTTTGCTGCTGATCACCGTGGACGTGCAAATCTGTACAGATGGAGAGCAAGAAATGGCATTTGTAACTAGAAAGCATGCCAATATTACACTACTCTTTCAAGACATGCTGGGCATATCAAGTTTACAGATGTTACAGTCACAAAATCTCTCCCCATCTTTCCTGAGATTCCTTTTTTTTCGGTCACAGATACTTTCACCATTTGCCAAGTCTTGTTTTGGCCCTTTCTTCTGCAACAtgttattcctttttttttaaaaaaaagaagaagctagCATGTCATTCTTCAGAAGCGAAGCAAAGCAACAGGTTCGTTCGGATTCACAGCCAGTCTTGCTTGCCTCTCAACTGACAGACGCCCGCTTCAACACTTGCAGTAGTCTGTCAGTCCAATGGCAACCGCATCCGACAGCACCCATCCTGCTCCTCCTTCCACCccccacgacgacgacgacgacgatgaagaaTTCGACGGCGACGACCTCGACGACGAAGCCGACGagtacgacgacgacgatgacggcgAATCCTCGGCATCCCCATCCGAGGAGGCGCGCCTCGAGGCCGTGCTCCGGCGGCTCACCGCGGATGAGGTCCGGATCCGGGTGCACCAGGTCGCGATCCGGGGCTGCGCCCgcacgcgccgcgccgcggtcgAGGCCGCGGTGGGCACGGAcctcgcgcgcgccgccaccgtgcGAGACCTCGTGCgcgctgccgcggcggccggcgaccgcCTCCGTCTCCTCGGCGCCTTCGATACCGTCTCCATCACGCTCGACGCGCCTCCGCCAGGGACTCCCGGCAGCGCCGTTGTCGTACTCGTTGACGTCTCAGAGGCCCGCGGACGCGCTGCCACTGAATTCGGCGTCTTCGCTAACACTCAGGTACCCCATCCAGCCAAAAatgtctctctctttttttcttttacagaATTGAGTTGTCTTGTCTTGCGTGATCCAATGTTCATGTGGTATTCAAGCGCATTCACGTCACTACTTTGCTTCAAAAATTTTGATTAGGCTTTACATTCTTTAACCATTTCATCGATTACAGACCTCAAACCAGAATCTAATCTAATTTGACCTTACCTATGTGCTTGCTTTCAAAATGATTAGACAAGTCCCGCACTACATAATTTTGATGTTAGCTGGTATTATGCTAGTATCAGTACAATGTCTCGGACGATGGAAAGGACTACTAGGACAATTGAGTTGTACCTGTTTACCTCATTGTTATTTGTTTCGAAAAGAAATGGAACATGAAGTTCTTGCATTTAGTTGGGAGTGGATTGGGCTATCTTCAGGTGCATTGTGGAATGGATATGTGGTTTTGGTTCTTGACTCCCACTGCTCTGGTTCTGGAGCAAAATCGATTAGTTTCCTGCATTTTCTAGTACAGCATTGCAGTATTTCTAATATTCTGTATAACAAGACTTTTGCGTGTTCCGTTATATCCCTCTATGCCAAAGTCATACACGCTCCACAAAATAGCTTCGAAGAAAATCATTCCAGGATATCTCTCATGCATTCCCCATCATATAACATGATCAATCTGCAGATGGCTGATGATTTAGTATCACTGTATCAGATGATTGACCCCAATTTGTTCCCAAATTCACTTCCTCAAGCCTCACCAATTTTGATCATGTAAACCTTTTTGCAGACTAGATCATGTTCACTGGAAGGTTCACTGAAGTTGAAGAACCTATTTGGATACTGCGAGACCTGGGATGCAGCAGGTGCCCTTGAATTAGATCAGACAGCAGAACTAAGTGCTGGAGTGGAAATGCCTAGAATCGGAGCAATACCAACTCCACTGGTGGCTAGAATATCATTTCTGTCCGAAGACTGGTTAAAGTCCTCACTTAAAGAACACCTAATGGGTGTTTCTGTTGGCTTGCTCTCCACCATGAACCACAACCTTGCCTACAATTTGACATGGCGAAAATTAACCGATCCAGCACGCATGTCATCCAATTCTGTACAAGAGCAGTTAGCACATAGCCTTTTGTCCTCTGTTAAGTATGCCTACACGGTTGACCAAAGGGACTCAAGCATAAGGCCTACACGTGGATATGCTTTTCTGTCGTCTTCTCAAGTAGGAGGTCTTGCACCAGGGAGCAAATATTCACAGTTTCTTAGACAGGTATATCTCGACTTCCTTTGTCCTCTATCCTTTGCGTTGCTTGAAATCTAGAGTTTACACACTACACCTTATAATTGAATCCTGACCTTTTTCTTCGATAGCATTATGAATCTTTGGACATTTAATACGTATATTCTGTATCACATTTGTACCTCCGACTTTGCCAACTTCACAATCACTACTAACAATGCAAACTAAGCTCAGTCTACATTTCTTCCTTTACATATACATTTTGTTGTCTGACCACTGGCCAAGGTCTAAAAGCTTTCAAAGTTCTATGCTCTGTTAAAGCATCCAAATGGTAGATCCCTTTTTCCAGTCCTTTCTCATAGCACAAATAACAACTACTTTAAATTTCAGTGATAATAATTtcatcatttttatttcctaGAATCTAGTGCACGGTACATCAGTACTTTTGTTTATTAATAACTGAACTGATTTGAACTGTGACATGTTCATTCTTTTGTTGGTTCCCTGTCAGGAATTTGATCTTCGAGTGGCTTTGCCTCTGGGTGTGCTGAATGGTGCTCTCAATGCCGGAGTTGCTGCAGGAGTCATCCATCCATTGGAAAGGGGATCCACAGGATCTGTCTCACCACTTTCAGAAAGGTTTTACTTGGGGGGTAACAGGTCTCTTGTATGCCGCTTGGGTGGACCATCGTCACTCTTAGGCTTCAAAACAAGAGGACTTGGGGCTACAGAACTCAGAACCTGTGACCCCAATAATTCTGAAAACGGTACTTCCACTTCTCCTGAGCTAAATGGTCTTGGAGGTGACATAGCAGTGACAGCCTTTGCGGACCTGTCCTTTGATATTCCTCTGAAGCCGCTCAGGGATCTTGGAATtcatggccatgcatttgtCTGTGCTGGAAATCTTGGTAAATTAACTGAGTGTGATCTGCGGAAATTTCCCCTTACCAACTTCCTACAGACATTCAGGAGTTCTGCGGGATTTGGTGTAGTCGTGCCAACGAGATTGTTTCGCATAGAGGTTTGCCCTTGACATTCTTCAGTTGCGGCACTGAAGTTATCAATGAAGAACGTTATTTTGTTATTTCCGCTAAACAAGTGTTCTCTTCTTGTCCAGGTAAACTACTGCCACATCCTGAGACAGTTTGACCATGACAAGGGAAAGACAGGCATACAGTTTAGCTTCGCTTCACCCTAATTTCATTGGCAAGGTGTTctcatcaaaatgaatagttgtatcccccccccccccccccccgctatTCAGATTTTTTGCCCTTTTGGCAACAGCTTACCTCGCACACTGTAAATGATAAACCGTATGTGCTGGCTTGTGGATTTGATGTTATGACTTGTAAAgcacaaaaacaaaaggaaagtgGTGGGAGCTTCAGTTTCCGTTGCCCAATCTCAAGGGGGTTCTGGACTGATCTTGATGAAACTATGGCCCTGGTTCCTCTAGGGACTATAAACTAAAATTTAGTCACCATGTTTCACTGGACTTAGTTTAGTCCCTACCATATGGTTGGATTCATGGACTAAAGTCCACTTAGTTTAGTCCCTACCATATGGTTGGATTcatggactaaagtccattaatACAGATGAACAAAGACCAAAATACCTCTAATTCGGGGAGGAGCGGGGGCACATCTACAGGCGGAATGGCAGGGGGTTGCCGGCACCGATCTACTTCTTAGCCTTCATCGCCGCGCCCTTCCTGGCCGGAGATGTAGTTGCGGCCTTCTTCGGCGGCAGCGCGGAGAGGCGCCGCGAGGGCGACCGGCGCCACCGCGTGCTCGACGGTGGGGGCTGGGTGGGAGGGAGGACGACGGCGCTGGCCGGGTGGGAGGAGTCATTAAATGAGGGGCAGACCCTGTCAATAATCTCCTTTAATCCTTTTTAGCAACCTCTTGGGGACTAAATTGTTAAATAATCTCCTTTAATCCTTTTTAGCAACCTCTTAGGGACTAAATCGTTAAagtttagggactaaagtttaatcacCATGTTTAGCaatttagggactaaaaggACTAATTTTATGTTGTATAAAGATATGCTGCGTGAGTAAGCTAGTGTTAGTTGGAAACAAACATTGCTTTTTTGGATTTATTAGGTGTTTCcctcatttttttaattttagtaTACTTGTTTTCTTCCCCATTTGCTTTTTCTCTCGCCCTGTTGCCGTCCCTTGGACATTCTGATGGAGTGAGTGTGAGTCCACTCCCCGACCCAACTAGACGGGGCTCTCTCTCGCCCTGtcgttgcgccgccgccgccgccataggGCCTCCTCTCCACCTGCATTgccgcgcgctcgccgtggGTGGCGCGCCGCTCGGCCCACGCTCGCTCGCTCGGTGCAGGATAGATGTCGCAGGCCTCGTCCGCCCGCAGCAGGAGGTCCAGCGCTGTTGCTAGGGTTTTGCCAGCGCCGACGGTGGATCATGTCACGGGGTTGCTGTTGATCCATTGCCCGGAGTGAGGCTCATCGCGCTCACCGTCAAGCACACCAAAAATCGCGGCAAGAGATTCTTCAAGTGCCCCAGGAACAGGCAATGGGTGAGTCAGTCAGTGTCTTCTTCCTTTGTGATGAGAAATTTCGGAATCTGTGCGATGCTTGTGCCAGTTTTATCCAATTACATGTGTGAAGCAAAAATGTGTATGTTATGCCTACTGAAAGATTTATTTCTCTGTGAAACCAGCATCGCCCTCTACTTACTGTGATGAGAAATTTCAGAACTTGTGACTCAATTCTTCTACTAATTGTGATCCATTTGCAGGTGCCAGGATCATGCCCAATTTGTATGTTGCAGCCACAGTATGAGGAGTACCTAATGAAGAATAGAATTTTTCATGCCATACCTGTCCCGCTGGAAGCAAATCATCCCAAGTTGGGAATGGAAGCAAATCATCTCAAGTTGGGAATGAAAGAGGTGATGGAGTTGGTAGGGATGAAGAGTTGACAGCATAGAAAGAAATGTGTTTGCGTGATTCTTGGATCCATCATTTTAGCGCTTGTGTTGCTGTGCATCCTTTTGGTCAGAACTTGATTGGTTCATGACTCGCACTGCTCTGATTCTAGAGCAAAATCTGTTCTGGTTCAGTATTGCAGTATTTCTAACATCTGTGCATTCTCTGTCACTTAACATGCACATTTGACTGATCTAGGCATCTGTTAGGTAGACCTTTAGTAATCAATCTATCTTCAGCAACTAAGTGCTCATTTGAGTATGCCATGATTTTTTATGATCAAATATTATTACAATATTAGATGGATGCCTCAATTGGTTCTTGAATTCACTTTCTCAGGTCTCACAAATTTTCTTGGTGTACACCTTTTTTTCAGACTAGCCCATTTTCACTGGAAAGTTCACTGAAGTTGAAGAACCTATTTGAATACTGGGAGACCTGGGATGCATCAGTTGCTCTTGAATTAGATCGGACCGCAGAACTAAGTGCTGGAGTAGAAATACCAAGAATTGGAGCAATACCAACTCCGCTGATGGCCCGGATATCATTTCTGTCTGGGGACTGGTGGAAGTCCTCACTCAAAGAGCACCTTATGGGCGTTTCTGTTGGCTTGCTCTCCACCATGAACCATAACCTTGCCTACAACCTGACATGGAGAACCTTAAAAGATCCAGCACGGATGTCATCCAACTCCATACAAGAGCAGTTAGGGCATAGCCTTTTGCCCTCCATTAAGTATGCGTACAAGGTTGACAAGAGGGACTCAACCATAAGGCCTACATGTGGATATGCTTTTCTGTCATCTTCCCAAGTTGGAGCCCTTGCACCAGGGAGCAAATACCCGTGGTATCTTCGACAGGTATAACTCGATTTCCTTTCCATTCAACCTTTGCTTTCCTTGAAAACCAGAGTACACTTTTTAATCATATACTCATATCCCTTTTATTTTTCTGAAGTAGCATTATATATCTTTGGACATTTATACTTAAGTAGCATTATATCGTACATCTTGCTTTCTTTTCCAACCGCACAATCAGTACTACCATGCAAACTGTGGTCACATTCCTCATATTCTCCTTTAAATTGTACTTTTTGATTGTTTCTAGGATTAGTGGACCAAGGATAGAAAAGCAGAAAGCTTCATGGTCTGCTGAAGCATCAAAATGGCAGTTAGCTATGTTTTCAGTCCTAGCTCGTAGCACAAAAGCTGGCAATTTTAAATTTCAATGAAACGAATTTCACCATGTTTATCTT from Setaria italica strain Yugu1 chromosome VII, Setaria_italica_v2.0, whole genome shotgun sequence includes the following:
- the LOC101772227 gene encoding SAM50-like protein SPAC17C9.06 codes for the protein MATASDSTHPAPPSTPHDDDDDDEEFDGDDLDDEADEYDDDDDGESSASPSEEARLEAVLRRLTADEVRIRVHQVAIRGCARTRRAAVEAAVGTDLARAATVRDLVRAAAAAGDRLRLLGAFDTVSITLDAPPPGTPGSAVVVLVDVSEARGRAATEFGVFANTQTRSCSLEGSLKLKNLFGYCETWDAAGALELDQTAELSAGVEMPRIGAIPTPLVARISFLSEDWLKSSLKEHLMGVSVGLLSTMNHNLAYNLTWRKLTDPARMSSNSVQEQLAHSLLSSVKYAYTVDQRDSSIRPTRGYAFLSSSQVGGLAPGSKYSQFLRQEFDLRVALPLGVLNGALNAGVAAGVIHPLERGSTGSVSPLSERFYLGGNRSLVCRLGGPSSLLGFKTRGLGATELRTCDPNNSENGTSTSPELNGLGGDIAVTAFADLSFDIPLKPLRDLGIHGHAFVCAGNLGKLTECDLRKFPLTNFLQTFRSSAGFGVVVPTRLFRIEVNYCHILRQFDHDKGKTGIQFSFASP
- the LOC101772909 gene encoding uncharacterized protein LOC101772909 isoform X2; its protein translation is MLQPQYEEYLMKNRIFHAIPVPLEANHPKLGMEANHLKLGMKETSPFSLESSLKLKNLFEYWETWDASVALELDRTAELSAGVEIPRIGAIPTPLMARISFLSGDWWKSSLKEHLMGVSVGLLSTMNHNLAYNLTWRTLKDPARMSSNSIQEQLGHSLLPSIKYAYKVDKRDSTIRPTCGYAFLSSSQVGALAPGSKYPWYLRQEVDLQVALPLGVLNGALNAGVAAGIIHPFLRGSTGSVLPLSERFYLGGHRSFVCRLGGPSSLSGFKARDLEPRDFRTCDPNNSENGASTCTELDGGGDIAVTAFADLSFDLPLKSVLDQELGVHGHAFVSAANIAKLTEHGPRKFPLTDFLQTFRCSVGFGVLVPTELFRIEMNCCYILKQFGHDWGKTGIQFNCSPP
- the LOC101772909 gene encoding uncharacterized protein LOC101772909 isoform X1 yields the protein MLQPQYEEYLMKNRIFHAIPVPLEANHPKLGMEANHLKLGMKEVMELTSPFSLESSLKLKNLFEYWETWDASVALELDRTAELSAGVEIPRIGAIPTPLMARISFLSGDWWKSSLKEHLMGVSVGLLSTMNHNLAYNLTWRTLKDPARMSSNSIQEQLGHSLLPSIKYAYKVDKRDSTIRPTCGYAFLSSSQVGALAPGSKYPWYLRQEVDLQVALPLGVLNGALNAGVAAGIIHPFLRGSTGSVLPLSERFYLGGHRSFVCRLGGPSSLSGFKARDLEPRDFRTCDPNNSENGASTCTELDGGGDIAVTAFADLSFDLPLKSVLDQELGVHGHAFVSAANIAKLTEHGPRKFPLTDFLQTFRCSVGFGVLVPTELFRIEMNCCYILKQFGHDWGKTGIQFNCSPP